One segment of Streptomyces sp. NA02950 DNA contains the following:
- the sucB gene encoding 2-oxoglutarate dehydrogenase, E2 component, dihydrolipoamide succinyltransferase — MAVSVTLPALGESVTEGTVTRWLKAEGERVEADEPLLEVSTDKVDTEIPAPAAGVLSSIKVAEDETVEVGAELAVIDDGGAAPAEAPAPAEEPAPAAQPEPAPAAEAPAPEPAAAAPAGGGEGTDVVLPALGESVTEGTVTRWLKEVGDAVEADEPLLEVSTDKVDTEIPAPTAGTLLEILVGEDETAEVGARLAVIGTAAQGAAAPAPAAPAPQEAPKQEAPAPAPAPAPAPEPVKEAPAPQAPAAPAPAPAPAPAAPAPAAAAPAAPSIPAPAAPEAEGAYVTPLVRKLAAENGVDLATVKGTGVGGRIRKQDVIAAAEAAKAAAQAQAPAAAAPAAKKAPGGVSIEPSPLRGQTVKMTRMRKVIGDNMMKALHGQAQLSSVVEVDITRLMKLRAQAKDAFAAREGVKLSPMPFFVKAAAQALKAHPVINARINEDEGTITYFDSENVGIAVDSEKGLMTPVIKGAGNLNLAGIAKATADLAGKVRANKITPDELAGATFTISNTGSRGALFDTIIVPPNQVAILGIGATVKRPAVIETPEGTVIGVRDMTYLTLSYDHRLVDGADAARYLTAVKEILEAGEFEVELGL; from the coding sequence ATGGCGGTTTCCGTAACCCTGCCGGCGCTCGGCGAGAGCGTGACCGAGGGCACCGTCACCCGATGGCTCAAGGCCGAGGGTGAGCGGGTCGAGGCCGACGAGCCCCTGCTCGAGGTCTCCACCGACAAGGTCGACACCGAGATCCCGGCCCCGGCGGCCGGTGTGCTGTCGTCCATCAAGGTCGCCGAGGACGAGACGGTCGAGGTCGGCGCCGAGCTCGCCGTCATCGACGACGGCGGCGCCGCTCCGGCCGAGGCCCCCGCCCCGGCGGAGGAGCCCGCTCCGGCGGCGCAGCCCGAGCCCGCCCCGGCCGCCGAGGCCCCGGCCCCCGAGCCCGCCGCGGCCGCCCCGGCCGGTGGCGGCGAGGGCACCGATGTGGTCCTCCCGGCGCTCGGTGAGTCGGTGACCGAGGGCACCGTCACCCGCTGGCTCAAGGAGGTCGGTGACGCGGTCGAGGCCGATGAGCCGCTGCTCGAGGTCTCCACCGACAAGGTCGACACCGAGATCCCGGCCCCGACCGCGGGCACCCTGCTGGAGATCCTGGTCGGCGAGGACGAGACCGCCGAGGTCGGTGCCAGGCTGGCGGTCATCGGTACAGCCGCTCAGGGGGCCGCCGCGCCGGCGCCGGCCGCCCCGGCTCCGCAGGAGGCCCCGAAGCAGGAGGCCCCCGCCCCGGCCCCGGCCCCGGCCCCGGCTCCCGAGCCGGTCAAGGAGGCCCCGGCCCCGCAGGCGCCCGCCGCTCCGGCTCCGGCGCCCGCTCCGGCTCCGGCCGCCCCGGCTCCGGCCGCGGCAGCCCCGGCGGCCCCCTCGATCCCTGCCCCGGCCGCCCCCGAGGCCGAGGGCGCCTACGTGACCCCGCTGGTGCGCAAGCTCGCCGCCGAGAACGGCGTGGACCTGGCCACCGTCAAGGGCACCGGCGTCGGCGGCCGGATCCGCAAGCAGGACGTCATCGCCGCCGCCGAGGCCGCCAAGGCCGCCGCCCAGGCGCAGGCCCCGGCGGCCGCCGCGCCGGCCGCCAAGAAGGCCCCGGGCGGTGTTTCCATCGAGCCGTCCCCGCTGCGCGGCCAGACCGTCAAGATGACCCGCATGCGCAAGGTCATCGGCGACAACATGATGAAGGCGCTGCACGGCCAGGCCCAGCTGTCCTCGGTCGTCGAGGTCGACATCACCCGGCTGATGAAGCTGCGCGCCCAGGCCAAGGACGCGTTCGCCGCCCGTGAGGGCGTGAAGCTCTCCCCGATGCCGTTCTTCGTCAAGGCCGCGGCCCAGGCGCTGAAGGCCCACCCGGTCATCAACGCCCGGATCAACGAGGACGAGGGCACCATCACCTACTTCGACTCGGAGAACGTCGGCATCGCCGTGGACTCCGAGAAGGGCCTGATGACCCCGGTCATCAAGGGTGCGGGCAACCTCAACCTGGCCGGTATCGCGAAGGCCACCGCCGACCTGGCGGGCAAGGTCCGCGCCAACAAGATCACGCCGGACGAGCTGGCCGGTGCGACCTTCACGATCAGCAACACCGGTTCGCGCGGTGCGCTGTTCGACACGATCATCGTGCCGCCGAACCAGGTCGCCATCCTGGGCATCGGTGCCACGGTGAAGCGTCCGGCCGTCATCGAGACGCCCGAGGGCACCGTCATCGGCGTCCGGGACATGACGTACCTGACGCTCTCCTACGACCACCGCCTGGTGGACGGTGCCGACGCGGCCCGCTACCTGACGGCCGTCAAGGAGATCCTGGAGGCCGGTGAGTTCGAGGTCGAGCTCGGCCTCTGA
- the lpdA gene encoding dihydrolipoyl dehydrogenase: MANDASTVFDLVILGGGSGGYAAALRAAQLGLDVALIEKDKLGGTCLHRGCIPTKALLHAGEIADQAREGSEFGVKTTFEGIDIEGVHKYKDGVVTGLYKGLQGLIASRKVTYVTGEGRLSSPTSVDVNGQRYTGRHILLATGSVPKSLPGLEIDGNRVISSDHALVLDRVPKSAIVLGGGVIGVEFASAWKSFGADITIVEALPHLVPVEDENSSKLLERAFRKRGINFSLGSRFSGVEYTADGVKVSLENGKTFEAELLLVAVGRGPVSQGLGYEEAGVAMDRGFVLVDEYMQTNVPTISAVGDLVPTLQLAHVGFAEGMLVAERLAGLKTVPIDYDGVPRVTYCHPEVASVGITEAKAKELYGADKVVALKYNLAGNGKSKILKTAGEIKLVQVRDGAVVGVHMVGDRMGEQVGEAQLVYNWEALPAEVAQLVHAHPTQNEALGEAHLALAGKPLHSHD; the protein is encoded by the coding sequence GTGGCGAACGACGCCAGCACCGTTTTCGACCTAGTGATCCTCGGAGGCGGTAGCGGCGGTTACGCCGCTGCCCTGCGCGCGGCGCAGCTGGGTCTGGACGTCGCCCTGATCGAGAAGGACAAGCTGGGCGGCACCTGCCTGCACCGCGGCTGCATCCCCACCAAGGCTCTGCTGCACGCCGGTGAGATCGCCGACCAGGCCCGCGAGGGCTCGGAGTTCGGTGTGAAGACCACCTTCGAGGGCATCGACATCGAGGGTGTGCACAAGTACAAGGACGGCGTGGTCACGGGCCTGTACAAGGGCCTCCAGGGTCTGATCGCGTCCCGCAAGGTCACCTATGTGACGGGCGAGGGCCGGCTGTCCTCCCCCACCTCGGTCGATGTGAACGGTCAGCGCTACACCGGCCGCCACATCCTGCTTGCCACCGGCTCGGTGCCGAAGTCGCTCCCCGGTCTGGAGATCGACGGCAACCGCGTCATCTCCTCGGACCACGCCCTGGTGCTCGACCGGGTGCCGAAGTCCGCGATCGTGCTGGGCGGCGGCGTCATCGGCGTCGAGTTCGCCTCCGCGTGGAAGTCCTTCGGGGCCGACATCACCATCGTCGAGGCGCTTCCCCACCTCGTCCCGGTCGAGGACGAGAACAGCTCCAAGCTGCTGGAGCGCGCCTTCCGCAAGCGCGGTATCAACTTCTCCCTCGGCTCCCGCTTCTCGGGCGTCGAGTACACCGCCGACGGCGTCAAGGTCTCGCTGGAGAACGGCAAGACCTTCGAGGCCGAGCTGCTGCTCGTGGCCGTCGGCCGCGGTCCGGTCTCGCAGGGCCTGGGCTACGAGGAGGCCGGGGTCGCCATGGACCGCGGCTTTGTCCTCGTCGACGAGTACATGCAGACCAACGTCCCGACCATCTCCGCCGTGGGTGACCTGGTCCCCACCCTCCAGCTGGCCCACGTCGGCTTCGCCGAGGGGATGCTGGTGGCCGAGCGGCTGGCCGGTCTGAAGACCGTTCCGATCGACTACGACGGTGTGCCGCGGGTGACGTACTGCCACCCGGAGGTCGCCTCCGTCGGCATCACCGAGGCCAAGGCCAAGGAGCTGTACGGCGCCGACAAGGTCGTCGCCCTGAAGTACAACCTCGCGGGCAACGGCAAGAGCAAGATCCTGAAGACCGCGGGCGAGATCAAGCTCGTCCAGGTCCGGGACGGCGCCGTCGTCGGTGTCCACATGGTGGGTGACCGCATGGGCGAGCAGGTCGGCGAGGCCCAGCTGGTCTACAACTGGGAGGCGCTGCCGGCCGAGGTCGCGCAGCTCGTCCACGCCCACCCGACCCAGAACGAGGCGCTCGGCGAGGCCCACCTGGCCCTGGCCGGCAAGCCGCTGCACTCCCACGACTAA
- a CDS encoding leucyl aminopeptidase: MTALTLSTSSAATLRADAVVVGVAKGAKGPVVAAGAEAVDKAFGGKLAAVLETLGATGADGEVTKLPAASGLKAPVVLAVGLGEAPAKGDGYDSEALRRAAGAAARALSGSKKGAFALPVEDATAAAAVAEGALLGAYAYDKANSGNGTAAKDKKKNGNGPLAEVALLGGKPRDKAYKAAAERAAALAAEVNRARDLINTPSNVLDPASFAATVVAAAKEFGLKTEVLDEKALKKGGYGGILGVGQGSQAPPRLVRIAYTHPKAEKTLALVGKGITYDSGGISLKPAGHNETMKCDMSGAAAVFSAVITAAKLGLRVNLTGWLALAENMPSGSATRPGDVLSMYGGKTVEVLNTDAEGRLVLADAITRACEEKPDAIVDVATLTGAMVLALGTRTFGIMANDDAFRTTIHEIAEEAGEQSWPMPLPGDLRKSMDSPVADLANMGERMGGGLVAGLFLKEFIQDGITWAHLDIAGPAFNDSGPSGYTPKGGTGAAVRTLVRLAERTAAGDLG; encoded by the coding sequence GTGACTGCACTGACTCTCAGCACCTCCTCCGCCGCGACACTGCGCGCGGACGCCGTTGTCGTCGGCGTGGCAAAGGGGGCGAAGGGCCCTGTCGTCGCCGCCGGCGCGGAGGCCGTGGACAAGGCGTTCGGCGGCAAGCTCGCGGCCGTTCTGGAGACGCTCGGCGCGACCGGCGCCGACGGCGAGGTGACCAAGCTGCCCGCCGCGTCCGGGCTGAAGGCCCCGGTCGTGCTGGCGGTCGGCCTGGGCGAGGCCCCGGCCAAGGGCGATGGCTACGACAGCGAGGCACTGCGCCGGGCCGCGGGGGCGGCCGCCCGCGCGCTGTCCGGTTCCAAGAAGGGCGCGTTCGCGCTGCCGGTGGAGGACGCGACGGCCGCCGCCGCGGTCGCCGAGGGCGCGCTGCTGGGCGCCTACGCGTACGACAAGGCCAACAGCGGCAACGGCACCGCGGCCAAGGACAAGAAGAAGAACGGCAACGGCCCGCTGGCCGAGGTCGCCCTGCTGGGCGGCAAGCCGCGGGACAAGGCGTACAAGGCCGCGGCCGAGCGTGCCGCCGCCCTGGCCGCCGAGGTCAACCGGGCCCGCGATCTGATCAACACCCCCTCCAATGTGCTCGATCCGGCCTCCTTCGCGGCGACCGTGGTGGCGGCGGCCAAGGAGTTCGGCCTCAAGACCGAGGTGCTGGACGAGAAGGCGCTCAAGAAGGGCGGGTACGGCGGCATCCTCGGCGTCGGCCAGGGCTCGCAGGCCCCGCCGCGGCTGGTGCGGATCGCCTACACCCACCCCAAGGCGGAGAAGACGCTGGCGCTGGTGGGCAAGGGCATCACCTACGACTCGGGCGGCATCTCCCTCAAGCCGGCCGGTCACAACGAGACGATGAAGTGCGACATGAGCGGTGCCGCCGCCGTGTTCTCCGCCGTCATCACCGCCGCCAAGCTGGGGCTGCGGGTCAATCTGACCGGCTGGTTGGCGCTGGCGGAGAACATGCCGTCCGGTTCGGCCACCCGCCCCGGCGATGTGCTGTCCATGTACGGCGGCAAGACCGTCGAGGTGCTGAACACCGACGCCGAGGGGCGGCTGGTGCTCGCCGACGCGATCACCCGCGCCTGCGAGGAGAAGCCGGACGCGATCGTGGACGTGGCCACGCTCACCGGTGCGATGGTCCTCGCGCTGGGCACCCGCACCTTCGGGATCATGGCGAACGACGACGCCTTCCGGACCACGATCCACGAGATCGCGGAGGAGGCCGGTGAGCAGTCGTGGCCGATGCCACTGCCGGGCGATCTTCGCAAGAGCATGGACTCGCCGGTTGCCGATCTGGCGAACATGGGTGAGCGGATGGGTGGCGGTCTGGTGGCCGGTCTGTTCCTGAAGGAATTCATCCAGGACGGCATCACCTGGGCCCATCTGGACATCGCGGGTCCCGCATTCAATGACTCCGGTCCGTCCGGCTACACCCCCAAGGGCGGCACCGGTGCCGCCGTACGCACGCTGGTGCGGCTCGCCGAGCGCACCGCCGCGGGCGACCTGGGCTGA